A single region of the Xenopus laevis strain J_2021 chromosome 4L, Xenopus_laevis_v10.1, whole genome shotgun sequence genome encodes:
- the wdr74.L gene encoding WD repeat domain 74 L homeolog, producing the protein MAAPVRNHVWVGTETGILKGINLQKKQAFNYTDVASITKGQEVTAMCWGDPQESEVLLGCGDGTVRVFSSEKSKFTEIHECRGGEGTFKGLAVMDNALVTCVESGLLKVWKAGDSDNLEVQVGAGIEKMRQCETQHQRFGTGGKETDLKIWDLERPEAPLFKAKNVRNDWLDLHVPVWIRDLGFLPGSEKIVTCTSHHQVRVYDPSSPQRRPVLEVLYEEDPLTALSITPDGRSVVVGNSRGNVAVIDLRKGRLLCALKGSAGSIRSIQCHSSMPIVASCGLDRFLRIHNYQNKELLHKVYLKSQLNCLLLTSREKWEEEDATSPAEQDVKEEEDAVWDNMETVVDKTSKKRQEVQIRANSETGTKNPTRKKKKCA; encoded by the exons ATGGCAGCGCCCGTTCGGAATCACGTGTGGGTAGGAACCGAGACTGGAATACTCAAAG GCATTAATCTTCAAAAAAAACAAGCTTTTAATTACACAGATGTGGCTTCCATAACTAAGGGCCAGGAGGTTACTGCCATGTGCTGGGGCGATCCACAAGAGTCTGAG GTTCTTCTCGGTTGTGGAGATGGCACAGTCAGAGTTTTTAGCAGCGAAAAATCCAAATTCACTGAAATTCATGAGTGCAGAGGAGGGGAAGGGACATTTAAAGGACTTGCTGTTATGGATAA TGCTCTTGTAACATGCGTGGAGTCTGGACTCTTAAAAGTGTGGAAGGCTGGGGACTCTGATAAT CTAGAGGTGCAGGTTGGAGCTGGGATTGAGAAGATGCGACAATGTGAAACTCAGCATCAGcgatttggaacaggaggcaaaGAGACTGACCTAAAAATCTGGGATTTGGAGAGACCTGAGGcccccctttttaaagctaaaaat GTAAGGAATGATTGGCTGGATCTCCATGTGCctgtctggataagggatcttggaTTCCTTCCAGGGTCAGAGAAAATTGTAACCTGCACAAGTCACCACCAG GTCAGAGTATATGATCCAAGCAGCCCCCAGAGACGTCCAGTCTTAGAGGTTCTGTATGAGGAAGATCCACTTACTGCGCTGAGTATCACTCCAGATGGCAG GTCTGTCGTTGTTGGAAATTCCCGTGGCAATGTGGCAGTTATCGATCTGAGGAAAG GCCGACTGCTGTGCGCTCTCAAGGGAAGTGCTGGATCCATACGCTCCATCCAGTGCCACTCATCCATGCCTATTGTGGCTTCCTGTGGGCTGGATAGGTTCCTCCGAATTCACAACTATCAGAACAAAGAACTGCTGCACAAG GTGTATCTAAAGTCGCAGTTAAATTGCCTTCTCTTAACTTCACGTGAAAAATGGGAG GAGGAAGATGCGACTTCACCTGCAGAACAGGATGTTAAGGAGGAGGAAGATGCAGTGtgggacaacatggagacagtggTAGACAAAACCAGCAAAAAACGCCAGGAGGTTCAAATTAGGGCTAATTCGGAGACTGGAACTAAAAACCCCACacgtaaaaaaaagaaatgtgcttGA